A stretch of DNA from Halobacteriovorax vibrionivorans:
CACTAGAAGAATTAGTAAAAATTGCAAAATAAGAAATAAAAAAGGCTCCTTTTTGGAGCCTTTTTTATTTTTGACATGATTTTAATAGAACGAGTTTTTCAGGTGGTTCAATGACCATTGCACATCCCCCAACCTTCTGAGACTTAGAAGTTGTATTTAACATAAAAGTAATTGTATCTTTAACAACACTACTATTACCTTTTGTATCAACCACATTTACCTGATAAGAAGCTCGATATTGAAAAATCTCTTTATCAATTAACTCGACCTTCTCTATTTTGATATTCGATTTTGAATCTAGAATATATTCTAAGTTTTTAGGATCATCATAATCAGGATCATGATTGAAACGATATTCTTTAAACTCTTCTTTTAAACACTGTTTTTTTGCACCTGTAATAAGACGAATTCCACTCATTTCGATAGAAATTAAATCCTTTGCAACTGTCTTTGGATCTTTATTCTTTGGACAAAGATCACTTGCACTTACAGATATAAATAAAAAGGCTGCTATGAGTATTTTAGTAACCATCATTTAGCCTCCTTTCTCCAAAGCACTGATTAATACATTCTTCACCCTTGAGTTTACCATAGTCTTCATAATAACAGGCAGGGTTGCCAGAATCATGACGAAGAATACTAAAACGTCCACTTCTCATCTTTTGTGAAGAAGCTCTTCCCTGCACTAGTCTCGTACAGGCCGTTCTTGCTTGTGCCAGCAAATTATTGAACATTGTTGAACGCTTAGTTGCATGAATCCTAGCTGAGACTCTTGCTGGCCCATAATTATTTAGGGCACCACTGTGAATATATGTAAAATCAAAATCATTAATCGTTATCGAATTACAGCTATTTGATTCTGCGGCACCGCGAATCCCAAGAGGGTCAGGCCCTGCTGTATCCACCATAAGAACATGGCTTCCCTTTAAATTTATAATATCACCTGACTGAATCGAATATGGAAGATCAAACTCCACAGGCTTTACACACGAATCTGAATTATCTGAAGCGTAATGAAGAGATGTCGTCGTCAGTGAATTAAAGTCACGATCTGATTTATTAAACTTTAATCCTTCCGCTGCAAATGCGGCCGAAATAAACTCAGAACAATCGATACCAGAAGCTTGAACATTATTTTTTGCAACACCTTGACCTCTTGTAAAGAGATTGATTTCACGACTTCTTAGTCCCTTTCTTGAACCATAGCCATAAACAGGAGGCCTCTGAGTTGTATCAATACATTTTTCCGAAGGAAATTCAGGGTCTTTATCCAGCTGACTTAATATTCCATGAGAATTAACCATTGCTTGCCTATTAGTAATAACTCTCTGCTTAAAGTCACTTCCATCAGTCAAGGTTGCAGGACGAGTAGAGACACCACTAAGCCTTGGTGTCGTTTCATCCATAACAAAATCAATTGCATCACAACTTTGATATATCGTTGCTAAGACTCGTCTGGCACCCATCGAGCCTCGCGTATACATAGTGCCATATGCATAATCCTTATCTGCTTCATCGATATTACACTGTCCGGTAAACGACAAGCTTTCATTAATATAGTTATTAACTTCACTAGATGAAGGAAAATTTGTATAATCATCAGTAAGATCTTCCATCGCCTCTTGTGATGATCTGTCTTTAATTGGCCTTCCATCCGGACCAATGACATCATCAACAGCATCAAGAATATCTGATTCTTTATAGATACGTTCGGCCATCATCTGAGATTGACCATTTTGAATTTGGTCACCAGTCATCTGACATGACGTACTCACGGCCAAAATTATGAATATAGAAATAATGTGTTTTAAACTCATCTAAGTTCTCTCATCTCGGTAACTTATCGGTAAATTTCACCATAACTTTAAATGTAATATCAATAACTTATTAACTTCACTCAATAGTATTCATGGGATGTAAGAACTTGTTACAAATTACTCATGACGCTACCCTGTACTTTTTACACATAACGTTGATAGAAGGATGCACGCACAAAAATAAGGAAAGAAAATGAATTTTAACTTCAATGTATTACTCACTCTTACTCTACTTCTATCATCTGTTAACACTCTTGCTATCGATAAGGTTGTTTACGGTGAAGATAATCGACTAGATCAATATGAAGTTATGAATCAAACAAAGCTAGATCTTCAAAGATCAACTCTAGCAATGATACCAAAAAACAAATTAAAGAAACAAAAAAATCAAGACTCAGATACATACAAGGCCATCGACTCTAAAATCAACCTTTGTGAAGGCGAAAGATTTAATAAACAAGTCGACGTTGCAGACTGTTCAGGCTTTCTAATTGAAAAAGATGGAAGACAATATGTTGCAACGGCAGGTCACTGTGCAACTTCAGTAACAGATTGCTACGATAATTACTGGGTTTTTGATTATTCAAAAAAAGATCCTCGCGACGATGCTAGAACAATTGAAGCAAAGAATGTTTATTCTTGTAAGAGAATTGTAGTACAAAAACTTAGCCGTTACACAGGTGAAGACTTCGCCCTAATTGAATTAGATAGAAGAGTTGAAGATCGTGCACCACTTGAATACCGAACGAAGAAATCTGAAAATATTAGAAAAGGTGAAAAAGTATTTGTTATTGGACACCCATCAGGTCTGCCTTCAAAAGTAGCTGCAGGAGCCTATGTACGTGATGATAGCGACTTCTATAGCTTCGAAACAAACCTAGATACATTCTCTGGGAACTCAGGTTCAGCAGTATTCAACGAAGAAACAGGAATCGTTGAAGGAATCCTAGTTCGTGGAGACGAAGACTACAAATACAATGCTCGTAAAGATTGTTACGAAGCAAATGTTTGTAAAATGGGTAGCTGTGGCGGTGAAGAAGTATTCAGAATGAATAGAATTCTCTACCTAGGAAGATAAAACTATAAAGAAAACTTACCTTCCAAGCAAGAGTTCACACGTTCTTTTGCTTGGTTGAGATCCTCATTAAAAACTGCTCCAACTTCAATCGATAGATTCTCAAGTAGCATTTCAAGATATTTCGACTCTGCTGCGCCTTTGTCACTAATTTGAAGTAGCTGTTGAATATTAGTTACAAAAGTATCGATATCTTGTTTTTGAATATTAGACTTAAAGAAGTTAATACGATCCTTTTTAGAGTCAAACTCTAAAGGCTTACTCTCTTCAGTAATACGATCAAGAGTTTTACTTAATTCATTTTCAGAACTTAAAGGGCGAAAAGCATCTTCTTTTACCGTTGGAATCATTGTAGTTGAGCGACCTTCAGTAGACTCAATAATATAAAACTCTGCACCACTCATATCTTTAATTTCTGTTATAACACCAACACCAAAGTTTATTGATACTACTTCTTGTCCGATTTCTAATTTTGGCATAATTCCCCTTTCGTTAGATAATTATTATATCACACTTGAATTCGATTTTCTCTAAGGCATTTGATTCGTAACGAGACACGTCAAATGACACCATTAGCTTTCTAGATAATGAGTAAAGTGATATAAGCCTTTTAATATACATAAGTACAAGGGGTATTAAGAGTGAATAATAATTCTTTTCAACAGGCAATATTAGAAGGTATTCCTAAGGTTTTACCAAAATATAAGAAATATGAAGAAGATATTAACCACGCACCTAAGCGCAAGAAAATACTTAATCAAGAAGAAGAGAAGCTTGCCCTTAAAAATGCACTACGCTACTTCCCAAGTGATTTACATGCTGAACTAATTCCAGAGTTTAAGGAAGAGCTTGAAAAGTACGGTCGTATCTATATGTATCGCTATCGCCCTGATTATAAAATTCATGCGCGATCGATTGATGAGTACCCTCACAAGTCAAAACAAGCAGCGGCCATCATGCTAATGCTTTCAAATAACTTAGACTATGCTGTAGCTCAACACCCTCATGAGCTAATCACTTATGGTGGAAACGGTGCCGTTTTTCAAAACTGGGCCCAGTATCTTTTAACAATGCAATATCTTGCGACAATGACAGATGAGCAAACACTCGTTCTCTACTCTGGTCATCCAGCAGGATTATTTCCATCCCACAAAGATGCACCAAGAGTTGTTGTGACTAATGGAATGATGATTCCAAATTACTCAAAGCCAGATGACTGGGAAAAATTCAATGCACTTGGAGTAACTCAATACGGACAAATGACAGCAGGTTCATTTATGTATATTGGGCCACAAGGAATTGTTCACGGAACAACTATCACTGTTTTAAATGCTCTAAGAAAAATTTCTAAAGAGGCCGTTACTGAAACAGCTGGTAAAGTTTTTGTTACTGCAGGACTTGGTGGAATGTCTGGAGCGCAACCGAAAGCCGCGGTTATCGCAGGTTGTATCGGTGTTGTTGCGGAAGTCAATCCAAAGGCCGTAAAGACTCGCCATGAGCAAGGATGGGTTGATGAAGTTTTCACTGATCTTGATGAGCTAATGGCAAGAATTAAAAAAGCACAAGATAATAAAGAAGCTGTCTCCCTTGCTTACCAGGGAAATATCATTAACCTTTGGGAGAAGATTGCTGACAGTGATCTTCATATTGATATTGGCTCTGACCAAACTTCTCTTCATAATCCTTGGGCCGGAGGTTACTACCCTGCTGATCTTTCATTTGAAGAATCAAATGAGATGATGGCAAATAACCCAGAACAATTTAAAGTTGAAGTTAGGAAGAGTTTAATAAGACACGTAAACGCGGTTAATAAACTTGCAGATAAAGGAATGTACTTCTTTGACTACGGAAATGCATTCTTACTTGAAGCATCTCGCGCAGGTGCTGATATTATGAAAGAAGGATCTACTGAAGACTTCAAGTACCCTTCATACGTTCAAGATATCATGGGCCCAATGTGCTTTGACTATGGCTTTGGTCCATTTAGATGGGTTTGTACTTCTAGCACTCAAGAGGATCTTGATTTAACAGATCAACTTGCAACAGAAGTTCTTGAAAGACTAATGCAAGAGTCACCAAAAGAGATTACACAACAGATGCAAGATAATATTACTTGGATTAAAGGTGCTAAAGAGAACGACCTTGTGGTTGGCTCAAAAGCACGTATCCTTTATGCTGATAGCGATGGAAGAATTGAAATTGCTCTTGCCTTTAATAAGGCCCTTCGTGAAGGAAAGCTTAAGGCACCAGTAGTTCTAGGTCGTGACCACCACGATGTTTCAGGAACAGACTCTCCTTTTAGAGAGACATCAAATATTTATGACGGTTCTCGCTTCACAGCTGATATGGCCGTACAAAACTTCGTTGGTGACTCATTTAGAGGAGCAACTTGGATCTCTCTTCACAACGGCGGAGGTGTCGGTTGGGGTGAAGTTATGAACGGTGGTTTTGGAATGGTTCTCGATGGAAGCGAAGATTGTGATCGCCGTATTAAGTCAATGCTATTTTGGGATGTGAATAACGGAATTAACCGTAGAAGCTGGGCCCGTAATGAAGGTGCAACTTTTGCAATTAAGAGAGCGATGGAAAAAGAGCCTCTTTTAAAAGTCACTCTACCAAATCTCGTTGATGATAAGTTATTATAATAAAAAAGAGAGCTCCCATAAGGGAGCTCTACTTTTATTCTATGCCACAGCTCGATAGTTAAGGCTAAAGGGGTAATATATCTCCTGGGCATCTTTATTAATTATATCTTCGACCAAAGATATAAATTCAAATTCATCTAATCCATTTAAGGAAGCAGCAGTCCAAATTGGTGTTAATTTCTCTGAGAATAAATCGGCATTAAAATCACCATCAATCGTCGTTTCTAAATAGATACCTTGAACTTCATTTCTTGCTTCATTTAAAAATGTTTGCTTAAAATTATCTTTTTGCATTAAACGTCCCCTGAAAAAATAAGTAGCGTGTACTTCATTTCTACAAATCTATTTTGCTACAATTTTTAAATACTAATAATTTTTTTGGATACTCGTTTAATTTCAAGTACTTCTGAAGATGAACAATAAATGATCTTTGCTTTTGTCAAAAAAATTTCGTCACTTTTTCATGGCACCAAACAATTTCAGTTTAAGCCCTTTCAAAACTAACGATATCGTTAGGCTTTTGTCGCTCTTTTCCCATTGTTTTCTATTTCAATTCAATTTATATTGGCCCCATGAAAGGTATAATTCTTCTAAGTATTGCATGTGCGATTTGGGGTATGGGCTTTGCCGGAACTCGCTTTACTCTTGTTGACTATTCACCAGTATGGTCAAATTCTCTACGCTATATTTTTGCCGGTCTTTTCGCTTTATTAATCCTTCTCTTTAGAGGTGATTTTAAAAAGTTATCAAATAACAAAGATGAAGTTATCGGTGGATTAGTTTGCTCAGCGCTACTAATGACTGCTCTTCAACTGCAAACAGTTGGGATTGCACTAACAACAATGGCCAAATCAGGCTTCTTTACAGTCTTTTATGCCGTTATTACGCCAATTATTGCGGTTATCTTTCTTGGACAACGTGTTCGTAAAACCTTCTGGCTCCTTCTCATGACTTCAATGCTTGGGATTATGATGATGAATGGTATGGACTTTAATAATTTTAATATTGGTGATGGTTTTGTCATCGTATCAGCAGTCTTTTTCTCTCTTCATATTATAGCAACAGATCGCTATGCAAATAACGTGGATGCAATTCGTTTTAACTTTCTCCAATGTATCTTCATGGGGATTATGGGATTAGTTTTTGCTCTAATTTATGAAGGAGCAACAAGTCTTGAAGTTCTCTACTCTGCAAAGGCGCTAAGCTTCCCTTCTGCACTATGGGGATTCTTAATCGTCTCTATCTTTTCATCACTAATTGCTTTTTCTCTACAAATAGTTGCACAAAAAACAATCCCTGCTCATATTGTAGGTTTAGTCTTTTTAAGTGAATCAATTTTTGCGGCCTTATTTGGCTACCTATTCTTTAAAGAGACCCTGGACCCTACGGCCATGTTAGGAGCTTTTGTCATTGTAATCTCAGTAGCTCTTGTACCGCGTTTCACTAATATTAAAAAAGAAGATGATAATTCAGATGGTGTTTTTGATGAAATAGAAAATACCGGGGTATCGTCTGTTGTCAACGATACCCGAGTATTATGAAAGTAAAATACAGCAATTAAGCTGCAAGCGGTATATCGTCAGTGAATGGGAAAACGACGTTATCAAAGTAAGTTGGAATAATTTCAGAAACTAAAGTTGAAAACTCATCTTCAGTTAGTCCATTTATTTGGGCATCGGACCAAATAATCACTAATTTCTCATTAAAGACGTCACAGTTGAACTCGCCTTTAATTTTTGATTGAGAGACGATTGATTTAATTTCATCTCTTGCATGGGCAATAAAAGTCTCTCTAAAGTTTTCAATATTCATTTATAAACTCCTCTTCCTTCACTCATGATTGTTGAGCTATTAACTATTATGCGCAAGAAATGTCGAATTCTGAGATAATCTTTACTTTTATGTGATTACAGTACTCTATCTACTGCAACTGGGGATGAGTCGTAGTTAATTTATTTATTGAACATGATCGCGATTGCCTAGAACTTGCGCCACTGTCAATAAAAACATGAGCTTATATTCTCAACAATTTTAGATGAGACAAGATGTTAAACCCTTCTTCTTCAAATATTTTTGATGATATTCTTCTGCCTTTACGTAATTTTTAAATGCTTCTAATTTAGTTACAACGGGATTTGGGAAGCGATTACTTTCATCAAGCTCTTTTATGGCCTTTTCACCTTGAACTCTCTGATCCTCATCCAAATAGAAAATTACACTTCGATATTGGCTACCCACATCTACTCCCTGACGATTAAGTGTCGTAGGATTATGGTTTTTAAAGAAGACATCCAAGAGATTTTCAAATTTGATGACATTAGGATTGTAGGTAATTTTAATGACTTCAGCATGGCCAGTTGTATCAGTACACACTTCTTCATATGTTGTTTGATCCGACTTACCACCAGCATAGCCAACTTCTGTTTCAACTACTCCAGCTAACGTTCGGAAGGTCTCTTCAACACCCCAAAAACACCCTGCGCCAAAAACAGCTATTTGATTTTCATTTGATGTCTCATTGCTCATTGCAAACCTCCGATTTATTTCGTAATTTATCCCAAGTATGAGCAAGAAAACAAGAAAATTCTTAGAAAAGAAATTAGAGAAAGAACTAGAGATAGCCAAAGAAAAAGCTGTTCACGGACAACATAAAATTATTATTGTCTTGGACCACTTAAAGGGTGGCTTCAACATAGGAAAGATCCTTAGGTCATGTGAAATATACAGTATTTATGAAGTCCACATTGTTGGAACGAAGTTCTTCGATGTCACAATTGCAAAGGGCGCTCTTAAAAGAGTGAAAACATTCTTTTTCAATGAGATTGAAGAGTCAATTGAGCGAATAAATGAACTTGGTTACACTCCTCTCACTCTAGATTCAAAAGCAGAAACATTTCTAAATAAATGCGACCTTCCACAGAAGTCAGCATTTATCTTTGGTCACGAAGAATTTGGGCCACTGAAAGATATGCCAGGAATAAAAAGGTTAAAAATAAAGCAATACGGTCTAACTGAATCTTTAAATGTTTCAATAGCGGCAAGTATTGTTATGTACGAATACACAAATCAACACGCAAGCGAGTAATTAAATATGATTGAAACAAATGGCCTCACAAAGAAATTTGTAAGTTACAAGAAAGAAGAAGGTTTTAAAGGTAGTGTAAAGTCTTTCTTTAATAGAAGCCCCATTACAAAATATGCAGTAAAAGACTTCAGCTTCAAAGTCGAAAAGGGTGAGATCAAAGGTCTCTTAGGTCCAAACGGTGCCGGTAAAACAACTCTTATGAAGATGTTAACTGGTATCATCGTTCCCTCTGATGGAGAGGTTTCAATTGCAGGTTATAAGCCGTGGCAAAGAGATAAAGAATTCCGTAAGAAAATAGCCCTTGTTATGGGGCAAAAGTCGCAACTATGGTGGGATATTCCGGCCATGGACTCATTTAAGTTACTTCAAAAATATTATGAAATACCAGATGATATGTTTAAGAAAAAACTTGGCTATATGGGAGAGCTTCTTGATGTAACGGAACTTTTTCATATTCACGTAAGAAAGCTTTCTCTCGGTGAGCGTATGAAGCTTGAACTAATGGCCTCTCTTTTACATGAACCAGAAGTTTTATTTCTCGATGAACCAACTATTGGACTTGATCTTGTGGCCCAAGAAAATATGAGAAACTTCTTAAAAGAGTATCACGCAAAAAATGACCTATCGATTATTTTAACATCGCATTACATGGCCGATGTACAAGCACTTTGTAAGGACCTTGTTCTTATTTCAAAGGGACAAAAAGCATACGATGGGCCTCTAAAGAATTTGGAGAGAATTCTTGGTGATAAGAAGTCTGTTTACTTTAGCTTTGATAAATCAATTGATAGCAATGAAGAGTTTTGGACTAAGCTAGATTGTGATTTCTTTGATCACAATACAAGTGTTGAATTGAGAGTAGATAAAGAGGAGCTATCACAATTATCCTCTGCAATTCTTTCTAAGTATCCAGTTATCGATTTTCATACAGAAAAGCTTCCTATTGAAAAAGTAATGAAAAAGATTATGGCGAATCCGGAGATCTTAAGTAATGTCTAATCTTATTAAGTGGTGGCAAACAATTAAAATTTCCGTAGTGAAGTATACGGCATATCGCCTAAACTTCTTTTTACAAATTATTGGACCTGCTATTGTCTTCCTATTTATTAAATACAATCTTTGGACGGCAATTTTTGAAAGTACAGGTCTTGATACTATTAAAGGCTATACTCTTAGTGCAATGTTAACTTACCACGTATGGGCCTTTGTTGTCTCACAACTTGCACAAGGCCACACTGCTCTAAACCTAGCACTTGATATTAGAATGGGAAGAATATCAACTTATCTCATCTACCCTTTTAACTTCTGGGAGTTCCACACGGCATCATTCATTGGATTTCAAATGATTCAATTATGTGTCACAGGTTTTGCAATATTCTTCTTTTCTCTTGTTGGAATCCTACCAAATATAGACTTTATAACTCTTTTAAATGGAGTTGCCGTTTGCCTCTTTGTAAGTCTATTTTGGTTTTCTCTACAATACCTAACTGGGGTTATGGCCTTCTGGCTTGAAGAGACATGGATCCTAAGGGTTATGCTTCAAATGATCACAGTATTTTTATCCGGAGCAATTATTCCTTTAGAACTCTATCCAGACTTCTTTAGAGAAATTCTCATGTACACACCATTCCCTTATCTAACCTACTACCCGATTAAAGTCTTCATGGGTGAGCCAGTTAGTTACTCAACGTTCTTTAGCGTATTAGGTCCTTGGCTTATAGGTGTTAGCGTAATCTGTACATTAGTCTGGAAACGTGGAATTAAACTTTATACGGCAGCGGGGATGTAATGAGTTTTAAAAACGAATGTAAACACTACTTAAGCGTTTATTCAAAGTTTGTCTCGACAAGTACTTCAGTAGCAATGAGCTTTCGTACTAGCTTTGTTCTCATGATCTTTATGGATCTCTTTTTCTTTGCTTCAGCATATTTCACACTAGACTTTATCTTTGATCACGTTGATCAAGTGAAGGGCTGGAACAGAGATGAATTCATGTTATTTTTGACATATATGCTTTTAATGGATTGCTTTCATATGATTATCTTTAGTCAAAACTTTTGGCGCTTTAGTGATGATCTAAAATCTGGTCAGCTCGATTATACAATCCTACGACCTCTCAACTCAATTTTCAGTGTCTTCTTTCGCTATGTACGCCCATCATCTCTTCCGACATTGATTCCAGCGATCTCTATATTTTGCTACTACGCTAATGCCAACGGCTTTACTTTAATACAATGGCTTCTTGTGCCCCCATTACTTATCCTATCATTAACATTACTAGCAGTTATTGAATTCGTTATAAGTTGTGCAATGTTTTGGCTTGTTGAGGGTGTTGGAATAAATTTCTTTAGAATGCAGATGCAACAATTATCACGTTGGCCAGATCTAATCTATGGAACAATGACAAAGAGAGTTTTTTCTTTCTTTATTCCAATTCTGCTAATTGGCTCTGCACCAGTACGCTTCCTACTAGATATGAGTAAGTGGCACTACCTTCTGATCATGGTAGGAGCAACGATAATCTTTTGGTTTGTTTTAAAGATACTTTGGGAAAAAGGCCTACAAGTCTATGATTCAGCCTCTTCGTGACAAAGGAAGAGTACTCATAAACTTGAGGCCAGATTATTTTAGGCAGCTTTGGGGGCCGCTTCATCGCCAAGTATGGCAGTTTCAATTTCATCAATTGATTTATTAACGTGAACAACTTCATTTAAAAGTTTTCCAGCAACTTTAGACGCTTCCTCAGCAATACCTGTATTAGATCTTGAAGACAGATCAATACTTGAGATAGAACTTTGAAGCTCTTCAATACCTTTTGCTTGTTCAAAAGTGGCAGTTGAAATCTCGTTAATGGCCTTTGTCACATCATCAACACTTTCAACAATACTCTCTAGAATATCACCACATTCTCCCGCAACCCTAGTTCCAGAGTTAACACTATCTCTAACTTTTGAAACAAGTGAATTAAGTGTTTCGTTAGATTCTGTAATCATACGATTTACTTCCTTTACACTTGAGCTAACCATTTCGGAGATATCAATAGAAGCGTGTCCACTCATCTCAGCAAGCTTACCAACTTCTTCGGCAACCACTGAGAAGCCTTTACCAGACTCTCCAGCTCTCGCCGCTTCTACTGATGCATTAAAAGAAAGTAGCTTTGTTTGAAAAACAATATCATTAATAACCTGTGTTCTTTCTTCAATTTTTTCAATTAGATTGATAATCTTCTGCATCTTTTCTGTATTTGACCCCAGCTCTTCAACCATCTCGACAATATCGCTATCAATTCCATTCATT
This window harbors:
- a CDS encoding trypsin-like serine peptidase → MNFNFNVLLTLTLLLSSVNTLAIDKVVYGEDNRLDQYEVMNQTKLDLQRSTLAMIPKNKLKKQKNQDSDTYKAIDSKINLCEGERFNKQVDVADCSGFLIEKDGRQYVATAGHCATSVTDCYDNYWVFDYSKKDPRDDARTIEAKNVYSCKRIVVQKLSRYTGEDFALIELDRRVEDRAPLEYRTKKSENIRKGEKVFVIGHPSGLPSKVAAGAYVRDDSDFYSFETNLDTFSGNSGSAVFNEETGIVEGILVRGDEDYKYNARKDCYEANVCKMGSCGGEEVFRMNRILYLGR
- a CDS encoding CarD family transcriptional regulator, with protein sequence MPKLEIGQEVVSINFGVGVITEIKDMSGAEFYIIESTEGRSTTMIPTVKEDAFRPLSSENELSKTLDRITEESKPLEFDSKKDRINFFKSNIQKQDIDTFVTNIQQLLQISDKGAAESKYLEMLLENLSIEVGAVFNEDLNQAKERVNSCLEGKFSL
- a CDS encoding urocanate hydratase → MNNNSFQQAILEGIPKVLPKYKKYEEDINHAPKRKKILNQEEEKLALKNALRYFPSDLHAELIPEFKEELEKYGRIYMYRYRPDYKIHARSIDEYPHKSKQAAAIMLMLSNNLDYAVAQHPHELITYGGNGAVFQNWAQYLLTMQYLATMTDEQTLVLYSGHPAGLFPSHKDAPRVVVTNGMMIPNYSKPDDWEKFNALGVTQYGQMTAGSFMYIGPQGIVHGTTITVLNALRKISKEAVTETAGKVFVTAGLGGMSGAQPKAAVIAGCIGVVAEVNPKAVKTRHEQGWVDEVFTDLDELMARIKKAQDNKEAVSLAYQGNIINLWEKIADSDLHIDIGSDQTSLHNPWAGGYYPADLSFEESNEMMANNPEQFKVEVRKSLIRHVNAVNKLADKGMYFFDYGNAFLLEASRAGADIMKEGSTEDFKYPSYVQDIMGPMCFDYGFGPFRWVCTSSTQEDLDLTDQLATEVLERLMQESPKEITQQMQDNITWIKGAKENDLVVGSKARILYADSDGRIEIALAFNKALREGKLKAPVVLGRDHHDVSGTDSPFRETSNIYDGSRFTADMAVQNFVGDSFRGATWISLHNGGGVGWGEVMNGGFGMVLDGSEDCDRRIKSMLFWDVNNGINRRSWARNEGATFAIKRAMEKEPLLKVTLPNLVDDKLL
- a CDS encoding DMT family transporter, which codes for MKGIILLSIACAIWGMGFAGTRFTLVDYSPVWSNSLRYIFAGLFALLILLFRGDFKKLSNNKDEVIGGLVCSALLMTALQLQTVGIALTTMAKSGFFTVFYAVITPIIAVIFLGQRVRKTFWLLLMTSMLGIMMMNGMDFNNFNIGDGFVIVSAVFFSLHIIATDRYANNVDAIRFNFLQCIFMGIMGLVFALIYEGATSLEVLYSAKALSFPSALWGFLIVSIFSSLIAFSLQIVAQKTIPAHIVGLVFLSESIFAALFGYLFFKETLDPTAMLGAFVIVISVALVPRFTNIKKEDDNSDGVFDEIENTGVSSVVNDTRVL
- the msrA gene encoding peptide-methionine (S)-S-oxide reductase MsrA, giving the protein MSNETSNENQIAVFGAGCFWGVEETFRTLAGVVETEVGYAGGKSDQTTYEEVCTDTTGHAEVIKITYNPNVIKFENLLDVFFKNHNPTTLNRQGVDVGSQYRSVIFYLDEDQRVQGEKAIKELDESNRFPNPVVTKLEAFKNYVKAEEYHQKYLKKKGLTSCLI
- a CDS encoding TrmH family RNA methyltransferase; its protein translation is MSKKTRKFLEKKLEKELEIAKEKAVHGQHKIIIVLDHLKGGFNIGKILRSCEIYSIYEVHIVGTKFFDVTIAKGALKRVKTFFFNEIEESIERINELGYTPLTLDSKAETFLNKCDLPQKSAFIFGHEEFGPLKDMPGIKRLKIKQYGLTESLNVSIAASIVMYEYTNQHASE
- a CDS encoding ABC transporter ATP-binding protein, which encodes MIETNGLTKKFVSYKKEEGFKGSVKSFFNRSPITKYAVKDFSFKVEKGEIKGLLGPNGAGKTTLMKMLTGIIVPSDGEVSIAGYKPWQRDKEFRKKIALVMGQKSQLWWDIPAMDSFKLLQKYYEIPDDMFKKKLGYMGELLDVTELFHIHVRKLSLGERMKLELMASLLHEPEVLFLDEPTIGLDLVAQENMRNFLKEYHAKNDLSIILTSHYMADVQALCKDLVLISKGQKAYDGPLKNLERILGDKKSVYFSFDKSIDSNEEFWTKLDCDFFDHNTSVELRVDKEELSQLSSAILSKYPVIDFHTEKLPIEKVMKKIMANPEILSNV
- a CDS encoding ABC transporter permease; this translates as MSNLIKWWQTIKISVVKYTAYRLNFFLQIIGPAIVFLFIKYNLWTAIFESTGLDTIKGYTLSAMLTYHVWAFVVSQLAQGHTALNLALDIRMGRISTYLIYPFNFWEFHTASFIGFQMIQLCVTGFAIFFFSLVGILPNIDFITLLNGVAVCLFVSLFWFSLQYLTGVMAFWLEETWILRVMLQMITVFLSGAIIPLELYPDFFREILMYTPFPYLTYYPIKVFMGEPVSYSTFFSVLGPWLIGVSVICTLVWKRGIKLYTAAGM
- a CDS encoding ABC transporter permease, producing the protein MSFKNECKHYLSVYSKFVSTSTSVAMSFRTSFVLMIFMDLFFFASAYFTLDFIFDHVDQVKGWNRDEFMLFLTYMLLMDCFHMIIFSQNFWRFSDDLKSGQLDYTILRPLNSIFSVFFRYVRPSSLPTLIPAISIFCYYANANGFTLIQWLLVPPLLILSLTLLAVIEFVISCAMFWLVEGVGINFFRMQMQQLSRWPDLIYGTMTKRVFSFFIPILLIGSAPVRFLLDMSKWHYLLIMVGATIIFWFVLKILWEKGLQVYDSASS